Proteins from one Acidimicrobiales bacterium genomic window:
- a CDS encoding glutamate synthase subunit beta translates to MGDTTGFLKLPRELPPRREVPVRLRDWREVYEEFPIVKVREQASRCMDCGIPFCNNGCPLGNLIPDWNDLVYRDHWHEAIDQLHATNNFPEFTGRLCPAPCEAACVLGINADPVTIKQVEVEIIDRAWSEGWVTPQVPAETTGRRVAVVGSGPAGLAAAQQLTRAGHEVVVLERADRIGGLLRYGIPEFKMEKRHIERRLEQMVAEGTEFRTNVEVGVDVTGDELRREYDAVVLAAGATAWRDLPIPGRDLNGIHQAMEYLPGANRVIEGDLASAPIDAGGKRVVIIGGGDTGADCLGTAHRQGAASVHQFEIMPRPPDARAETTPWPTWPLLYRTSSAHEEGGERVYAVNTVEFLGDGEGNLVGLRAVEVRSEVVDGRPSFVPVEGSEFELPCELVFLAMGFVGPEKGGLVDQLGVDLDLRGNVARDDEWSTNVPGVFVAGDMGRGQSLIVWAIAEGRSAAAAVDRHLMGETMLPSPLTPDARPLT, encoded by the coding sequence ATGGGCGACACGACCGGATTCCTGAAGCTGCCCCGCGAGCTGCCGCCGCGGCGGGAGGTGCCGGTGCGCCTGCGCGACTGGCGTGAGGTGTACGAGGAGTTCCCGATCGTCAAGGTGCGCGAGCAGGCCAGCCGGTGCATGGACTGCGGCATCCCGTTCTGCAACAACGGGTGCCCGCTCGGGAACCTGATCCCCGACTGGAACGACCTCGTCTACCGCGACCACTGGCACGAGGCGATCGACCAGCTGCACGCCACCAACAACTTCCCCGAGTTCACCGGCCGGCTGTGCCCGGCCCCGTGCGAGGCGGCCTGCGTCCTCGGCATCAACGCGGACCCGGTGACGATCAAGCAGGTCGAGGTCGAGATCATCGACCGGGCCTGGTCGGAGGGGTGGGTCACCCCGCAGGTGCCCGCAGAGACCACCGGCAGGCGCGTGGCCGTCGTGGGGTCCGGTCCGGCCGGGCTGGCCGCCGCCCAGCAGCTCACCCGGGCGGGCCACGAGGTGGTGGTCCTCGAGCGAGCCGACCGCATCGGAGGGCTCCTGCGCTACGGGATCCCCGAGTTCAAGATGGAGAAGCGGCACATCGAGCGCCGCCTCGAGCAGATGGTCGCCGAAGGGACCGAGTTCCGGACGAACGTCGAGGTCGGTGTCGACGTGACCGGGGACGAGCTACGGCGCGAGTACGACGCCGTGGTGCTCGCCGCGGGGGCCACGGCGTGGCGAGACCTGCCCATCCCGGGCCGCGACCTCAATGGCATCCACCAGGCCATGGAGTACCTGCCGGGCGCCAACCGCGTCATCGAGGGCGACCTGGCCTCGGCCCCGATCGACGCCGGCGGCAAGCGGGTGGTCATCATCGGCGGTGGCGACACCGGCGCCGACTGCCTGGGCACGGCCCACCGCCAGGGCGCAGCGTCGGTCCACCAGTTCGAGATCATGCCCCGCCCGCCCGACGCCCGCGCCGAGACCACGCCCTGGCCCACCTGGCCCCTGCTGTACCGCACGTCGTCGGCGCACGAGGAGGGCGGTGAGCGGGTCTACGCCGTCAACACCGTGGAGTTCCTCGGCGACGGCGAGGGCAACCTCGTGGGCCTGCGGGCCGTCGAGGTGCGTTCCGAGGTCGTCGACGGCCGGCCGTCGTTCGTCCCGGTGGAGGGCAGCGAGTTCGAGCTCCCCTGCGAGCTGGTGTTCCTGGCCATGGGGTTCGTCGGCCCGGAGAAGGGCGGTCTCGTCGACCAGCTCGGTGTCGACCTCGACCTCCGGGGGAACGTCGCCCGGGACGACGAGTGGTCGACCAACGTCCCCGGTGTGTTCGTGGCCGGTGACATGGGCAGGGGGCAGAGCCTCATCGTCTGGGCGATCGCCGAGGGGCGCTCGGCGGCCGCTGCGGTCGATCGTCACCTCATGGGCGAGACGATGCTGCCGTCGCCGCTCACTCCCGACGCCCGCCCTCTGACCTGA